The following coding sequences are from one Streptomyces sp. NBC_01232 window:
- a CDS encoding TetR/AcrR family transcriptional regulator gives MRNPSPGRTGRPRSAAADAAILAATRDALVELGWSKLTMGDVSARAGVAKTTLYRRWAGKNELVVDAVAELFDALELPDRGSLEADIEYVVLQFAELLRRPEARTALMAVVAESTRDEALRDRIRSAIVDRQKRLVVLGRERAQARGELPYEEDDSLAGRTTDLIFDVIAGTVVHRALVSSEPVDELWVATFTALLMHGLQGPAAV, from the coding sequence ATGCGCAACCCCAGCCCCGGCCGCACCGGTCGTCCCCGCAGTGCCGCCGCGGACGCCGCGATCCTCGCCGCGACCCGGGACGCACTGGTCGAGCTGGGCTGGTCGAAGCTGACGATGGGGGACGTCTCCGCCCGCGCGGGAGTCGCCAAGACCACCCTCTACCGACGCTGGGCGGGCAAGAACGAGCTGGTCGTGGACGCGGTCGCGGAGCTCTTCGACGCACTCGAACTCCCGGACCGCGGCTCCCTGGAAGCGGACATCGAGTACGTGGTGCTGCAGTTCGCGGAGCTGCTGCGGCGCCCGGAGGCCCGTACCGCGCTGATGGCGGTCGTCGCCGAGTCCACCCGGGACGAGGCGCTGCGTGACCGGATCCGGTCGGCGATCGTGGACAGGCAGAAACGTCTCGTCGTTCTGGGCCGCGAACGGGCCCAGGCCCGCGGCGAACTCCCGTACGAGGAGGACGACTCCCTCGCGGGCCGCACCACGGACCTGATCTTCGATGTGATCGCGGGCACGGTGGTGCACCGCGCCCTGGTGAGCTCCGAGCCGGTGGACGAGCTCTGGGTGGCCACGTTCACGGCCCTCCTGATGCACGGCCTCCAGGGCCCGGCCGCGGTCTGA
- a CDS encoding acyl-CoA mutase large subunit family protein, with translation MDADAIEEGRRRWQARYDKARKREADFTTLSGDEVEPVYGPRPGDAYEGFERIGWPGEYPYTRGLHATGYRGRTWTIRQFAGFGNAEQTNERYKMILAAGGGGLSVAFDMPTLMGRDSDDPRSLGEVGHCGVAIDSAADMEVLFKDIPLGDVTTSMTISGPAVPAFCMYLVAAERQGVDPAVLNGTLQTDIFKEYIAQKEWLFEPEPHLRLIGDLMEYCTKGIPAYKPLSVSGYHIREAGATAAQELAYTLADGFGYVELGLSRGMDVDAFAPGLSFFFDAHLDFFEEIAKFRAARRIWARWMKEVYGAKSEKSMWLRFHTQTAGVSLTAQQPYNNVVRTAVEALAAVLGGTNSLHTNALDETLALPSEQAAEIALRTQQVLMEETGVANVADPLGGSWFVEQLTDRIEAEAEKIFDQIKERGLRAHPDGQHPIGPITSGILRGIEDGWFTGEIAESAFQYQRSLEKGDKRVVGVNVHHGSVTGDLEILRVSHEVETVQVRELAARKGRRDDTKVDAALKAMLDAARDGSNMIPAMLDAVRAEATMGEICNILRDEWGTYTEPPGF, from the coding sequence ATGGACGCTGACGCCATCGAGGAAGGCCGCCGTCGCTGGCAGGCCCGTTATGACAAGGCCCGCAAGCGCGAGGCAGACTTCACCACGCTCTCCGGCGACGAGGTCGAGCCGGTCTACGGGCCCCGGCCCGGCGACGCGTACGAGGGCTTCGAGCGCATCGGGTGGCCGGGTGAGTACCCGTACACCCGAGGACTCCACGCCACCGGCTACCGGGGGCGGACCTGGACCATCCGGCAGTTCGCCGGCTTCGGCAACGCCGAGCAGACCAACGAGCGCTACAAGATGATCCTGGCCGCCGGCGGCGGCGGGCTCTCCGTCGCCTTCGACATGCCGACCCTCATGGGGCGCGACTCCGACGACCCGCGCTCGCTCGGCGAGGTGGGCCACTGCGGCGTCGCCATCGACTCCGCCGCCGACATGGAGGTCCTCTTCAAGGACATCCCGCTCGGCGACGTCACGACCTCGATGACGATCTCCGGGCCGGCCGTGCCCGCCTTCTGCATGTACCTGGTCGCCGCCGAGCGGCAGGGCGTGGACCCCGCCGTCCTCAACGGCACGCTCCAGACGGACATCTTCAAGGAGTACATCGCCCAGAAGGAGTGGCTCTTCGAACCCGAGCCGCACCTGCGCCTCATCGGCGACCTCATGGAGTACTGCACGAAGGGCATCCCGGCCTACAAGCCGCTGTCCGTCTCCGGCTACCACATCCGCGAGGCCGGGGCCACGGCCGCGCAGGAGCTCGCGTACACCCTCGCCGACGGCTTCGGCTACGTGGAGCTCGGTCTCTCGCGCGGGATGGACGTCGACGCCTTCGCGCCCGGCCTGTCCTTCTTCTTCGACGCGCACCTCGACTTCTTCGAGGAGATCGCCAAGTTCCGCGCCGCGCGCCGGATCTGGGCCCGCTGGATGAAGGAGGTCTACGGGGCGAAGAGCGAGAAGTCCATGTGGCTGCGCTTCCACACCCAGACCGCCGGCGTCTCGCTGACGGCGCAGCAGCCGTACAACAACGTCGTGCGCACCGCCGTGGAGGCCCTCGCGGCCGTGCTCGGCGGCACCAACTCCCTGCACACCAACGCCCTGGACGAGACCCTCGCCCTGCCGAGCGAGCAGGCGGCCGAGATCGCCCTGCGCACCCAGCAGGTGCTGATGGAGGAGACCGGCGTCGCCAACGTCGCGGACCCGCTGGGCGGTTCCTGGTTCGTGGAGCAGCTCACCGACCGCATCGAGGCCGAGGCCGAGAAGATCTTCGACCAGATCAAGGAGCGCGGCCTGCGCGCCCACCCCGACGGGCAGCACCCCATCGGGCCGATCACCTCGGGCATCCTGCGCGGCATCGAGGACGGCTGGTTCACCGGGGAGATCGCCGAGTCGGCCTTCCAGTACCAGCGGTCCCTGGAGAAGGGCGACAAGCGCGTCGTCGGCGTCAACGTGCACCACGGGTCGGTCACCGGCGACCTGGAGATCCTCCGGGTCAGCCACGAGGTCGAGACCGTCCAGGTACGGGAGCTGGCGGCCCGCAAGGGACGGCGCGACGACACGAAGGTCGACGCCGCGCTGAAGGCCATGCTGGACGCCGCCCGGGACGGGTCGAACATGATCCCGGCCATGCTGGACGCGGTGCGGGCCGAGGCCACGATGGGCGAGATCTGCAACATCCTGCGCGACGAGTGGGGCACCTACACGGAGCCGCCCGGCTTCTAG
- a CDS encoding DUF3817 domain-containing protein codes for MKRSVLTRYRAMAYVTAVMLLILCACMVAKYGFDTGADLTFVVSQAHGVLFMIYLAFALDLSSKARWPFGKMLWVMLSGTIPLAAFFVERKVRAEIEPLVDDSLATAKA; via the coding sequence ATGAAACGAAGCGTGCTGACCCGCTACCGCGCCATGGCCTACGTGACCGCGGTCATGCTCCTGATCCTCTGTGCCTGCATGGTGGCGAAGTACGGCTTCGACACCGGCGCCGACCTGACCTTCGTGGTCTCGCAGGCCCACGGTGTGCTCTTCATGATCTACCTGGCCTTCGCCCTCGACCTGAGCTCCAAGGCCAGGTGGCCCTTCGGCAAGATGCTCTGGGTCATGCTCAGCGGAACGATTCCGCTGGCCGCCTTCTTCGTCGAGCGCAAGGTCCGCGCCGAGATCGAGCCGCTGGTCGACGACTCGCTCGCCACCGCCAAGGCCTGA
- a CDS encoding MFS transporter, with protein sequence MPADTKAPGPSAPPPGYRSVFLVREFRTVFAAHLLSVLGLVVAEISLSVLVYRATGSPLMSALTFALGFLPYVLGGTLLAGIADRHPARRVLVACDLICALCATAMVLPGTPVAVLLVLRCAMAFVAPLFQGTRNASLSDILGVGDAFVLGRSLLRMVAQSAQLIGFGLGGLLLTFVAPRGAIALTAAGFLGSALLLRLGTLSRPARTGTRTSPLAGLRAVLGRRRLRALMLLFWLPPLFLVVPEALLAPYADGIGAGTAALGLMMCAMPVGTIAAELWAGSALSARTRSRIVAPLAAAGLLPLLLFALRPGLPVVLAALLLAGLAHAYTLGLDQWYVDAVPDELRGRAMTLLSTGLMTLQGVGMALAGLAAEFLPVHQVVTGAAVLGTGVVLLLLAELRSAVRQEERLRRETAPAVK encoded by the coding sequence ATGCCAGCCGACACCAAGGCGCCCGGGCCGTCCGCACCGCCACCGGGCTACCGCTCCGTGTTCCTGGTCCGGGAGTTCCGGACCGTCTTCGCCGCCCACCTGCTGTCCGTACTGGGTCTCGTGGTCGCCGAGATCTCGCTGTCCGTCCTCGTCTACCGCGCCACGGGCTCGCCCCTGATGAGCGCGCTCACCTTCGCCCTCGGCTTCCTGCCGTACGTCCTCGGCGGCACCCTGCTCGCCGGGATCGCCGACCGCCACCCCGCCCGCCGGGTCCTCGTGGCGTGCGACCTGATCTGCGCGCTCTGCGCGACTGCCATGGTGCTGCCGGGCACGCCCGTCGCCGTGCTCCTCGTACTGCGCTGCGCGATGGCCTTCGTCGCACCGCTGTTCCAGGGCACGCGCAACGCCTCCCTCTCCGACATCCTCGGCGTCGGCGACGCCTTCGTCCTGGGCCGCTCGCTGCTGCGCATGGTGGCCCAGAGCGCCCAGCTCATCGGCTTCGGCCTCGGCGGGCTGCTGCTCACCTTCGTCGCACCGCGCGGGGCCATCGCCCTGACCGCGGCCGGGTTCCTCGGCTCCGCGCTCCTGCTCCGGCTGGGCACGCTCAGCCGCCCCGCCCGCACCGGAACCCGTACCTCCCCGCTCGCCGGACTGCGCGCCGTCCTCGGCCGGCGCCGGCTGCGGGCACTGATGCTGCTGTTCTGGCTGCCGCCCCTCTTCCTCGTCGTGCCCGAGGCGCTGCTCGCGCCGTACGCCGACGGCATCGGCGCCGGCACCGCCGCCCTGGGCCTGATGATGTGCGCCATGCCCGTCGGCACCATCGCCGCGGAACTCTGGGCCGGCTCGGCCCTCAGCGCCCGGACGCGCTCACGGATCGTGGCCCCGCTCGCCGCCGCCGGTCTGCTGCCGCTCCTGCTCTTCGCGCTCCGGCCGGGCCTGCCCGTCGTCCTCGCCGCGCTGCTGCTCGCCGGGCTGGCCCACGCCTACACCCTCGGGCTGGACCAGTGGTACGTCGACGCCGTTCCCGACGAGCTGCGCGGGCGGGCGATGACCCTGCTCAGCACCGGCCTGATGACCCTCCAGGGGGTCGGCATGGCCCTGGCCGGCCTCGCCGCCGAATTCCTTCCGGTGCACCAGGTCGTCACCGGCGCCGCGGTCCTCGGTACGGGGGTCGTCCTGCTGCTCCTGGCCGAACTCCGGTCCGCAGTCCGGCAGGAGGAACGACTGAGGCGTGAGACGGCCCCCGCCGTGAAGTGA
- a CDS encoding MarR family winged helix-turn-helix transcriptional regulator, which translates to MPKPLSLPFDPIARADELWQQRWGPVPSMAAITSIMRAHQILLGEVDAVVKPYGLTFARYEALVLLTFSKAGELPMSKIGERLMVHPTSVTNTVDRLVKSGLVAKRPNPNDGRGTLASITDKGREVVEAATKDLMAVEFGLGAYDAEECGEIFALLRPLRVAAADFDEA; encoded by the coding sequence GTGCCCAAGCCGCTCAGCCTTCCCTTCGACCCCATCGCCCGCGCCGACGAGCTCTGGCAGCAGCGCTGGGGACCCGTGCCCTCGATGGCCGCGATCACCTCGATCATGCGCGCGCACCAGATCCTCCTCGGTGAGGTCGACGCGGTCGTCAAGCCGTACGGGCTGACCTTCGCCCGGTACGAGGCGCTGGTGCTGCTCACCTTCTCCAAGGCCGGCGAACTGCCGATGTCGAAGATAGGCGAGCGGCTGATGGTGCACCCGACCTCGGTGACCAACACCGTGGACCGGCTGGTGAAGTCGGGGCTGGTCGCCAAGCGGCCCAACCCGAACGACGGCCGGGGCACCCTCGCCTCCATCACCGACAAGGGCCGCGAGGTCGTCGAGGCGGCGACGAAGGACCTGATGGCCGTCGAATTCGGCCTCGGGGCGTACGACGCCGAGGAGTGCGGCGAGATCTTCGCACTGCTGCGCCCCTTGCGCGTGGCCGCCGCGGACTTCGACGAAGCCTAA